The proteins below are encoded in one region of Aquisphaera giovannonii:
- a CDS encoding DUF4340 domain-containing protein — MKQVRSTIVLMVLFFAGLLGLWGLDRWGMPTGAQRRAGQQRVLPAMADLGELGVRRVEIDRDGKQLVFERRGPARWQMVRPMDVAADPAGVDALIRNLKELRRSPDAGAVSGPAESFGLDHPAAVIRLFGGSESGDREIAALEVGKTLRGVTYVRAAGSSDVDVVDGKLAASLDRSPTSWREVNLVPTPSFQATGLTVTRGGMTVKAERSAAGRWNLTTPLKLPADGPRIESLLAALSAVRVLGEGGFAADDVKDFAPYGLDRPEATLEVDSPAQAGGPLVLAVGKKVPGHDDRVYVRRGDQDDVVEVSDRFVREIPREGTALRSQSVADFNPGAVREIRVDAMGTTFRIERRRDGWRMLAPRDEKADTFLVQSFLNQLAGLKASEFLAADRVAQPGLDPPALAIRLWEGGPAEEGTTPAVPQGPPSFSLRLGRHDVLRKTMYGRLDGDDVILALPDAMLDKLPRSKYAFRDRGVLAISPATVSRLTVSRPGLTAVVEPDRTSSSPNQWKMVSPVKAPADVRAVTQILGILSDLRAEDFAGDVEAVPSFGLDKPGVSLAWELDPQAAAAAAPEGAGADAGRKGRLDVGKPAAGKPGAFYASLEGRPFVFVLPAAAIEPLGAELRDTAIFSTTAADVRRLVFRLPGRTLAFSRRTPPKGDPSDWSPEAGTDMAGIDLSRFNDLVAQVSRLHAQRFLQYDGPIPDAAGLARPRLEIELRGDPARPPEVLRLGRSEGGVLAAAAGRSASGAVFALPAAAWDALIESLSSRTELPRSPFAP; from the coding sequence ATGAAACAGGTCCGCTCGACGATCGTGCTGATGGTGCTCTTCTTCGCCGGGCTTCTGGGCCTCTGGGGGCTCGACCGGTGGGGCATGCCCACGGGGGCCCAGCGAAGGGCCGGTCAGCAGCGCGTGCTGCCGGCGATGGCGGACCTGGGCGAGCTCGGGGTCCGTCGCGTCGAGATCGACCGGGATGGGAAGCAGCTCGTCTTCGAGCGACGCGGGCCCGCGCGCTGGCAGATGGTCCGGCCGATGGACGTCGCGGCCGACCCGGCCGGCGTGGACGCCCTGATCCGCAACCTGAAGGAACTCCGACGCTCGCCCGACGCCGGCGCCGTATCCGGCCCGGCTGAGTCCTTCGGGCTGGATCACCCGGCGGCGGTGATCCGGCTCTTCGGCGGGTCCGAGTCTGGAGATCGGGAGATCGCCGCGCTGGAGGTCGGCAAGACGCTCCGCGGGGTCACCTATGTCCGCGCCGCCGGCTCATCGGACGTCGACGTCGTCGACGGCAAGCTCGCGGCCTCGCTCGACCGGTCGCCCACGTCGTGGCGGGAGGTGAACCTCGTCCCGACGCCCTCATTCCAGGCGACCGGCCTGACGGTCACGCGGGGCGGGATGACGGTCAAGGCGGAACGCTCGGCCGCCGGTCGCTGGAATCTGACGACCCCCCTGAAGCTGCCGGCCGACGGCCCCAGGATCGAGTCCCTGCTCGCCGCCCTGTCCGCGGTCCGCGTCCTCGGCGAGGGCGGGTTCGCGGCCGACGACGTGAAGGACTTCGCCCCTTACGGGCTGGACCGCCCCGAGGCCACCCTCGAGGTCGATTCCCCCGCCCAGGCGGGGGGGCCGCTCGTGCTCGCGGTCGGCAAGAAGGTGCCCGGCCATGACGATCGCGTCTACGTCCGTCGCGGGGACCAGGACGACGTGGTCGAGGTGTCCGACCGCTTCGTCAGGGAGATCCCGAGGGAGGGCACGGCCCTCCGCAGCCAGTCGGTCGCCGACTTCAACCCCGGGGCCGTGCGCGAGATCCGGGTGGATGCGATGGGCACCACGTTCCGCATCGAGCGTCGGCGGGACGGCTGGCGGATGCTCGCGCCCCGCGACGAGAAGGCGGACACGTTCCTCGTGCAGTCGTTCCTCAACCAGCTCGCCGGCCTCAAGGCGAGCGAGTTCCTCGCGGCCGACCGGGTCGCCCAGCCCGGCCTGGACCCGCCGGCCCTGGCGATCCGGCTCTGGGAGGGAGGCCCCGCGGAGGAGGGCACGACCCCGGCGGTCCCGCAAGGCCCCCCGTCCTTCTCGCTGCGGCTCGGCCGCCACGACGTGCTGAGGAAGACGATGTACGGGCGACTGGACGGGGACGACGTGATCCTCGCGCTCCCCGACGCGATGCTCGACAAGCTGCCCCGTAGCAAGTACGCCTTCCGCGACCGGGGCGTGCTGGCGATCAGCCCGGCGACGGTGAGCAGGCTCACGGTCTCCCGGCCGGGGCTCACGGCCGTCGTCGAGCCGGACCGTACCTCGAGCAGCCCGAACCAGTGGAAGATGGTCTCGCCGGTGAAGGCCCCGGCCGACGTCCGGGCGGTGACCCAGATCCTGGGCATCCTCTCGGACCTCCGGGCGGAGGACTTCGCCGGGGACGTCGAGGCCGTCCCGAGCTTCGGGCTCGACAAGCCGGGCGTGTCCCTGGCCTGGGAGCTCGACCCGCAGGCGGCCGCGGCCGCCGCGCCCGAGGGGGCCGGGGCGGACGCCGGGCGCAAGGGGCGGCTCGACGTGGGCAAGCCGGCGGCGGGCAAGCCGGGCGCCTTCTACGCCTCCCTGGAAGGCCGGCCCTTCGTCTTCGTCCTGCCGGCGGCGGCGATCGAGCCGCTCGGGGCCGAGCTCCGCGACACCGCGATCTTCTCCACCACGGCGGCCGACGTCCGGCGGCTGGTCTTCCGCCTCCCCGGCCGCACCCTCGCCTTCTCCCGGCGGACGCCCCCCAAGGGCGACCCGTCGGACTGGAGCCCCGAGGCGGGCACGGACATGGCGGGGATCGACCTGTCGCGGTTCAACGACCTGGTCGCCCAGGTGTCCCGGCTGCACGCCCAGAGGTTCCTCCAGTACGACGGGCCGATCCCGGACGCCGCCGGCCTGGCCAGGCCCCGCCTGGAGATCGAGCTCCGGGGCGACCCCGCACGGCCGCCGGAGGTCCTCCGCCTCGGCCGCAGCGAGGGGGGCGTCCTCGCGGCCGCGGCGGGGCGATCCGCCTCGGGGGCGGTCTTCGCGCTTCCGGCGGCCGCCTGGGATGCGCTCATCGAGTCCCTGTCGTCTCGCACAGAGCTGCCCAGGTCCCCCTTCGCGCCCTGA
- the fmt gene encoding methionyl-tRNA formyltransferase gives MATEQTRPVRLIVLGTGDFALPTFDLLAGSSHPVIALVTQPDRPQGRKQEVVPSRIKRSAAARGIAVLQPEDVNAPEGLEMIRGLGPDLLVTAAYGQILSAELLTIPPMGGINLHGSILPAYRGAAPVARAIQNGERETGVTVIRMSPKIDAGGMIAFASTPIGPDETAGELEGRLAALGAPLVLRTIDDLVAGRARIHAQDPAKVTKAPKLRKEDGQIDWTRPALSIHNLVRAMQPWPLASTQWTPDGPGKAPIRLILHRTSPVEGPVEASTPPGTVVEASGDRLVVAAGRDALRILEIQIPGKRAMPAADFLRGNRLHPGDLLG, from the coding sequence TTGGCGACCGAGCAGACCAGGCCCGTCCGACTCATCGTCCTCGGTACGGGCGACTTCGCGCTGCCCACGTTCGACCTGCTGGCGGGGTCGTCGCACCCGGTGATCGCGCTGGTGACGCAGCCGGACCGGCCCCAGGGGAGGAAGCAGGAAGTCGTCCCCAGCCGGATCAAGCGATCCGCCGCGGCTCGGGGCATCGCGGTCCTCCAGCCCGAGGACGTGAACGCGCCCGAGGGACTGGAGATGATCCGCGGGCTCGGCCCCGATCTCCTTGTGACGGCGGCCTACGGCCAGATCCTCTCGGCGGAGCTGCTGACGATCCCTCCCATGGGCGGGATCAATCTCCACGGCTCGATCCTGCCCGCCTACCGGGGCGCGGCGCCGGTGGCGCGGGCGATCCAGAACGGGGAGCGGGAGACGGGCGTCACGGTGATCCGGATGAGCCCGAAGATCGACGCCGGCGGGATGATCGCCTTCGCCTCCACGCCCATCGGGCCGGACGAGACCGCCGGCGAGCTCGAGGGCCGGCTGGCCGCCCTCGGCGCCCCGCTCGTGCTCCGGACGATCGACGACCTCGTCGCCGGCCGGGCCCGCATCCACGCCCAGGACCCCGCGAAGGTCACGAAGGCCCCGAAGCTTCGCAAGGAAGACGGGCAGATCGACTGGACGCGGCCGGCCCTCTCCATCCACAACCTCGTCCGCGCCATGCAGCCCTGGCCCCTGGCCTCCACGCAGTGGACCCCGGACGGGCCGGGCAAGGCACCGATCCGGCTGATCCTCCACCGGACCTCGCCCGTCGAAGGCCCGGTCGAGGCCTCGACCCCGCCGGGTACCGTGGTCGAGGCGAGCGGGGACCGACTCGTCGTCGCCGCCGGCCGGGATGCCCTGCGGATACTGGAAATCCAGATCCCGGGCAAGAGGGCGATGCCCGCGGCGGACTTCCTGAGAGGGAACCGCCTGCACCCCGGGGATCTCCTGGGCTGA
- the hpnR gene encoding hopanoid C-3 methylase HpnR has product MKILAVHPSSLMYTKIFLRLEPLGIELIAAELRRAGHDVRLIDLQVEDHGAYFRLIREWRPHAVSFSCNYLANVPEVIDLARETRALLPDATIFVGGHSASFIAADLIEHAGGAIDCVLKGEAEASVAALVEAAADRDPRGLLEVPGAVTAAGSGPRPGFSGDLDSLRPARDLLRHRRKYFIGVLDPCASIEFSRGCPWDCSFCSAWTFYGRSYRVKSAEAAADELASIREPGLFIVDDVAFIQAEHGMAIGEEVARRGIRKSYYLETRGDVLLRNKDVFRFWKTLGLQYMFLGVEAIDEEGLKRFRKRMTLSKNFEALEFARSLGIMVAINIIADPAWDRRQFEVIRQWCLEIPEIVNISVNTPYPGTESWLTESRRITSRDYRLYDIQHAVLPTQLPLDEFYGELVRTQQVLNRKHLGWSAAKALAGILARNLARGQTNTLKMLWKFNSVYDPALQIADHSAPVRYEMTLPPPHREVIDPHSLYVHPPRGRNGRSIDDATERFVDRTRAGGNPVA; this is encoded by the coding sequence ATGAAAATCCTGGCGGTCCATCCAAGTTCGTTGATGTACACCAAGATCTTCCTCAGGCTCGAGCCCCTCGGGATCGAGCTGATCGCCGCCGAGCTCCGGCGGGCCGGCCACGACGTCCGGCTGATCGACCTCCAGGTCGAGGATCACGGGGCCTACTTCCGGCTGATCCGGGAATGGCGCCCGCACGCCGTCTCCTTCTCGTGCAATTACCTGGCGAACGTGCCCGAGGTGATCGACCTGGCCCGCGAGACGCGTGCCCTCCTGCCCGACGCCACCATCTTCGTCGGCGGCCACAGCGCGTCATTCATCGCCGCGGACCTGATCGAGCACGCGGGCGGGGCGATCGACTGCGTCCTGAAGGGGGAGGCCGAGGCCAGCGTGGCCGCGCTGGTGGAGGCGGCGGCCGACCGCGATCCGCGCGGCCTGCTGGAGGTCCCCGGGGCGGTCACGGCCGCCGGGTCCGGGCCGCGCCCCGGATTCTCCGGGGACCTGGATTCGCTCCGCCCCGCCCGGGACCTGCTCCGGCACCGTCGGAAGTACTTCATCGGCGTGCTCGACCCGTGCGCCTCGATCGAGTTCAGCCGCGGCTGCCCCTGGGATTGCTCCTTCTGCAGCGCCTGGACCTTCTACGGGCGTAGCTATCGCGTGAAGTCGGCGGAGGCCGCGGCCGATGAGCTGGCGAGCATCCGAGAGCCCGGCCTCTTCATCGTCGACGACGTGGCCTTCATCCAGGCCGAGCACGGCATGGCCATCGGCGAGGAGGTCGCCCGCCGGGGCATCCGCAAGAGCTACTACCTGGAGACGCGGGGCGACGTCCTGCTCCGCAACAAGGACGTCTTCCGGTTCTGGAAGACCCTGGGGCTCCAGTACATGTTCCTCGGCGTCGAGGCCATCGACGAGGAGGGATTGAAGCGCTTCCGCAAGCGCATGACCCTCTCGAAGAACTTCGAGGCCCTGGAGTTCGCCCGTTCGCTCGGCATCATGGTGGCGATCAACATCATCGCCGACCCGGCCTGGGACCGACGCCAGTTCGAGGTGATCCGGCAGTGGTGCCTGGAGATCCCGGAGATCGTCAACATCAGCGTGAACACGCCCTATCCGGGGACCGAGAGCTGGCTCACCGAATCGCGGCGGATCACCTCGCGGGACTATCGCCTCTACGACATCCAGCACGCCGTCCTCCCGACGCAGCTGCCCCTGGATGAATTCTACGGGGAGCTGGTCCGGACGCAGCAGGTGCTGAACCGGAAGCACCTCGGCTGGTCGGCGGCGAAGGCGCTCGCCGGCATCCTCGCGCGCAACCTCGCGAGGGGGCAGACGAACACGCTGAAGATGCTCTGGAAGTTCAACAGCGTCTACGACCCGGCCCTCCAGATCGCCGACCACTCCGCGCCGGTCCGGTACGAGATGACACTCCCTCCGCCTCACCGCGAGGTCATCGACCCGCACAGCCTGTACGTGCACCCGCCGCGGGGTCGGAACGGGAGGTCGATCGACGACGCGACGGAGCGGTTCGTCGACCGGACGCGGGCCGGGGGCAACCCCGTGGCGTGA
- the def gene encoding peptide deformylase — protein sequence MLRILHYPHPVLRYPSRAVTEIDDTLRGIVREMFEQMYDARGIGLAANQVGLPFRFFVLNLTADPEQKDQELVFINPEIIKRHSSIEDEEGCLSIPGVHGDVKRAKKIKVQAYNLQGELATHDAEDLFSRAVQHEIDHLDGKLFIDYMGLLAKHGIKEKLREFEARHRQAQASGELPADEELMKLLDAMTRPTPDPFAAADAASA from the coding sequence GTGCTGCGCATCCTCCATTATCCGCACCCCGTCCTCCGCTATCCCTCGAGAGCGGTGACCGAGATCGATGACACCCTGCGCGGCATCGTCCGGGAGATGTTCGAACAGATGTACGACGCCCGCGGGATCGGCCTGGCCGCCAACCAGGTCGGCCTGCCGTTCCGCTTCTTCGTGCTCAACCTGACGGCCGACCCGGAGCAGAAGGACCAGGAGCTGGTCTTCATCAACCCGGAGATCATCAAGCGGCATTCCTCGATCGAGGACGAGGAGGGGTGCCTGAGCATCCCCGGCGTCCACGGGGACGTGAAGCGGGCGAAGAAGATCAAGGTGCAGGCGTACAACCTCCAGGGCGAGCTCGCGACCCACGACGCCGAGGACCTCTTCAGCCGCGCCGTGCAGCACGAGATCGACCACCTCGACGGCAAGCTCTTCATCGATTACATGGGCCTGCTCGCGAAGCACGGCATCAAGGAGAAGCTCCGCGAGTTCGAGGCCCGCCACCGGCAGGCCCAGGCGAGCGGCGAATTGCCAGCCGACGAAGAGCTCATGAAGCTGCTCGACGCCATGACGAGGCCCACGCCGGACCCGTTCGCGGCCGCGGACGCGGCGTCCGCCTGA